GGCTTGCCGTTCTGGCCAAAAAACAAGGTGCGGCAACGCATCCGGTTGGGCGCCTGTGATTATATCCTGTCGTTGCCTAGAGTTTTAATCGGTCGCGCAGTTTGTACCATGCCATACCTAGTGCCAGCGCTGGTGTCCGGAAAATGCCGCCCGGGAAGGGCAGATGTTTGAGTTGCGTCATCACGTCAAAAACGGCGCCATTGCCGCTGATGGCATCGGCAATGATATGGCCTGCCTGTCCAGTCAGGGCGACGCCGTGCCCCGAAAAGCCCTGTACGAAATAGACATCATCGTTGGTGCGGCCAAAATGCGGAATGCGGTTCACCGTAATGCCGATCTTGCCTGACCATATCTGTTCAATATCAGCGCCAGCCAGCATCGGGAAAACAGCTTCCATGCGATGGCGCAAATCACGTTCCAGATTGCCGATCTGAACATTTGTATAGCTGGCGCGCCCTCCAAAGATCATCCGGCCATTGGCGTCAATCCGGTAATAATTGAGGGCGGCATTGCAATCGGATACCGCCACGCCGGTGGGTAAAATTGCCTTTATCATATTATCCGATAGGGGCTTTGTGGCCAGAATTGACGAGGTTACCTGTGCTAGTCTGCGGCGCATATGGGGTAATGCGAGGTCCCCAAGATAAGCATTACCGCATAGGACAATGATCCTGGGCTGGATCGTTTTGCCATCAGCCGTGGTGAGGAATTTTTCCGGTTTCGTGACAAGCCTTGTGATTGGTGTGTTTTCATAAATCCGTGCCCCTGCCGCCTGTGCCGCAGTGGCTAGCCCCAGCAGATATTTCAGGGGCTGGATATGCCCG
This window of the Candidatus Puniceispirillum marinum IMCC1322 genome carries:
- a CDS encoding NAD(P)/FAD-dependent oxidoreductase produces the protein MTILDSIYAHETGARKINPRLDTDLVCDVAIIGGGLTGVSTALTLAKRGYDVALCEAYSLGTGGSGRNGGHVCQGWPNDFHHISRQVSPSDADLAWQAGMGAVDLLTKNVADYDIDCDLRFGYLHAALHKGQMRDLDIMQTEWEARGYDHFTRLDNPNALAKHIGSDAYVGALHDSGCGHIQPLKYLLGLATAAQAAGARIYENTPITRLVTKPEKFLTTADGKTIQPRIIVLCGNAYLGDLALPHMRRRLAQVTSSILATKPLSDNMIKAILPTGVAVSDCNAALNYYRIDANGRMIFGGRASYTNVQIGNLERDLRHRMEAVFPMLAGADIEQIWSGKIGITVNRIPHFGRTNDDVYFVQGFSGHGVALTGQAGHIIADAISGNGAVFDVMTQLKHLPFPGGIFRTPALALGMAWYKLRDRLKL